In Ectothiorhodospiraceae bacterium 2226, a single window of DNA contains:
- the cobA gene encoding uroporphyrinogen-III C-methyltransferase yields the protein MDFLPIFVNIRGRSCLVVGGGNVAARKVSLLRKAGAAVTVVAPELGRELAEWAAQGLIEHLGREFQAADLDDRALVIAATDQEIVNRRVSQLAQARNLPVNVVDRPDLCGFIMPSIIDRSPVQIAVSTGGASPVLARLLRTRLESYIPAGFGRLARLVDGFREQVKRRFPSTEQRRYFWEQVLEGRVAELLFAGKDQAARRALEQAVAAGEVSGGEVYLVGAGPGDPDLLTFRALRLMQQADVVVYDRLVAPAIMDLVRRDAELVYAGKERNNHALPQESINQLLVRLAREGKRVLRLKGGDPFIFGRGGEEIATLMEQGIPFQVVPGITAAAGCAAYAGIPLTHRDHAQACVFVTGHLKDGSVDLNWPALAQPNQTVVFYMGLHGLTSICRELVAHGLPAATPAALVQQGTTQNQRVLVGTLDTLAALVRRESVEPPTLIIVGDVVRLHNRLAWFEPLGEEGVAEGVDGLADDQAANL from the coding sequence ATGGACTTCCTGCCCATCTTCGTCAATATCCGGGGCCGCTCTTGCTTGGTGGTCGGCGGAGGCAACGTCGCCGCACGCAAGGTGAGTTTGTTGCGCAAGGCCGGCGCTGCGGTGACCGTGGTCGCCCCCGAACTCGGTCGCGAGCTTGCCGAGTGGGCGGCGCAGGGGCTCATCGAACATCTAGGTCGCGAGTTCCAGGCCGCGGATCTGGATGACCGCGCTCTGGTCATCGCGGCCACCGATCAGGAGATCGTCAACCGGCGCGTCTCGCAACTCGCCCAGGCGCGCAACTTGCCGGTCAACGTGGTAGACCGCCCCGACCTGTGCGGCTTCATCATGCCGTCCATCATCGATCGCTCGCCGGTACAGATCGCTGTCTCCACGGGCGGGGCCTCGCCGGTGCTGGCGCGGCTGCTACGCACGCGTCTGGAGAGCTACATTCCGGCCGGTTTCGGGCGGCTCGCCCGCTTGGTCGACGGCTTTCGCGAACAGGTCAAACGCCGCTTTCCGAGCACCGAGCAGCGGCGCTACTTCTGGGAGCAGGTGCTGGAGGGCCGGGTCGCTGAGTTGCTGTTCGCGGGCAAGGATCAGGCCGCGCGCCGTGCCTTGGAGCAGGCGGTGGCGGCGGGCGAGGTCAGCGGCGGCGAGGTTTATCTCGTGGGCGCCGGACCCGGTGACCCCGATCTGCTTACCTTCCGCGCCCTGCGTCTGATGCAGCAGGCCGACGTGGTCGTGTATGACCGGCTCGTGGCGCCCGCCATCATGGACCTGGTGCGTCGCGACGCCGAGCTGGTCTACGCCGGCAAGGAGCGGAACAATCACGCGCTGCCGCAGGAGTCCATCAACCAGCTGTTGGTGCGCCTCGCGCGCGAGGGCAAGCGGGTGCTGCGCTTAAAGGGCGGCGATCCGTTTATATTCGGGCGCGGGGGCGAAGAAATCGCCACGCTGATGGAGCAAGGGATACCGTTTCAGGTGGTGCCGGGCATCACGGCCGCGGCGGGTTGTGCCGCTTACGCGGGCATCCCGCTCACCCATCGGGATCACGCCCAGGCCTGCGTGTTCGTCACGGGACACCTCAAGGACGGCAGCGTGGACCTGAACTGGCCCGCGCTGGCGCAGCCCAATCAGACGGTCGTGTTCTACATGGGGCTGCACGGCCTCACGTCGATCTGTCGAGAACTGGTGGCGCACGGCCTGCCGGCCGCCACACCGGCGGCGCTGGTGCAGCAGGGCACCACGCAGAACCAGCGCGTCCTGGTGGGGACGCTGGACACGCTCGCCGCCCTGGTGCGCCGCGAATCGGTGGAGCCCCCCACACTCATCATCGTCGGCGACGTCGTCCGCCTGCACAACCGCTTGGCTTGGTTCGAGCCCTTGGGCGAGGAGGGCGTGGCCGAGGGCGTGGACGGGCTCGCGGACGATCAGGCGGCCAATCTTTAG
- a CDS encoding response regulator — protein MRVLLIDDHVLFRAGLQGLLERRGIVVCGAAGDGRTGQDMATQLSPDVILLDLRMPDMSGLQVLRNLRSAGFTTPIVMLTTSDDERDLVLALRNGAQGYLLKDMQPQDLVDRLHDILAGKTVVAPDLTGALARIIQSGEAPSREPTSPFAALTPRETEILHHLADGQSNKVIARELGISDGTVKLHVKAILRKLCVHSRVEAAVLAVERGLARHG, from the coding sequence ATGCGTGTTTTGCTGATCGACGACCACGTACTTTTCCGCGCCGGCCTGCAAGGCCTGCTCGAGCGGCGCGGCATCGTGGTTTGCGGCGCGGCGGGCGACGGGCGCACCGGCCAGGACATGGCGACCCAACTCAGTCCCGACGTCATCCTGCTGGACCTGCGCATGCCGGACATGAGCGGCCTGCAGGTGCTGCGCAACCTGCGCAGCGCGGGTTTCACGACGCCGATTGTGATGCTCACGACCAGCGACGACGAGCGCGACCTGGTGCTGGCCCTGCGCAACGGCGCGCAAGGTTACCTGCTCAAGGACATGCAGCCGCAGGACCTCGTCGACCGCCTGCACGACATCCTCGCGGGCAAGACCGTGGTAGCGCCGGATCTGACCGGCGCCCTGGCGCGGATCATCCAAAGCGGCGAGGCGCCGTCGCGGGAACCGACGTCACCCTTCGCGGCCCTCACGCCGCGCGAAACCGAAATTCTTCACCATCTCGCCGACGGCCAGAGCAACAAGGTCATCGCGCGGGAACTCGGCATCTCGGATGGCACGGTGAAGCTCCACGTGAAGGCGATCCTACGTAAGCTGTGCGTGCATTCGCGAGTGGAAGCCGCGGTGCTCGCCGTGGAGCGCGGCCTCGCCCGCCATGGCTGA
- the nrfD gene encoding polysulfide reductase NrfD has product MRDEDFREIEGRSPAYYALLLGLGALAAVGLAAALYVWNVGHYVTGMNNRVVWGTPHVFAIFLIVAASGALNVASVASVFGRTAYKPLSRLSALLAIALLVGGLVILVLDLGRPDRLIIAMTYYNFRSIFAWNIFLYTGFIAIAAVYLWMMMERRMNAYAKPVGLLAFVWRLVLTTGTGSIFGFLVARQAYDAAIMGPMFVIMSFAFGTAVFLLVLLAAARGTGIPLGDDLLRRLKNLLALFVAAVLYFVLIYHLTNLYGAQHHGIERFLLVDGGVYPALFWGVQILLGSVLPLALLFHPRLSRLRGVIAAAAGLVIVGGFAQLYVLIIGGQAYPMPLFPGREESSSYFDGVLASYAPSWPEIALGVGGVAFALLIVALAIKVLRFLPTTMADAHALPQQAQGAVDAATA; this is encoded by the coding sequence ATGCGAGACGAAGACTTCCGGGAGATCGAGGGGCGCAGCCCCGCCTATTACGCCCTGCTCCTCGGCCTGGGCGCGCTGGCCGCCGTGGGCTTGGCCGCCGCCTTGTACGTGTGGAACGTGGGACACTACGTGACCGGCATGAACAACCGCGTCGTGTGGGGCACGCCGCACGTGTTCGCGATCTTCCTGATCGTCGCCGCCTCCGGCGCGCTCAACGTGGCCTCGGTCGCCTCCGTCTTCGGGCGCACGGCATACAAGCCGCTCAGCCGCCTGTCGGCCCTGCTCGCCATCGCACTGCTGGTGGGAGGCCTGGTGATCCTGGTGCTGGACCTCGGGCGACCCGATCGCCTCATCATCGCCATGACCTATTACAACTTCCGCTCGATCTTCGCCTGGAACATCTTCCTGTACACCGGCTTCATCGCCATCGCGGCGGTGTACCTGTGGATGATGATGGAGCGGCGCATGAATGCCTATGCCAAGCCCGTGGGCTTGCTGGCCTTTGTCTGGCGCCTGGTGCTCACCACGGGCACCGGCTCCATTTTCGGCTTTCTGGTGGCGCGCCAGGCCTACGACGCCGCCATCATGGGCCCGATGTTTGTGATCATGTCGTTCGCCTTCGGCACGGCGGTTTTCCTGCTGGTGCTGCTGGCGGCTGCCCGCGGCACGGGCATCCCGCTCGGCGATGACCTGCTGCGCCGGCTGAAGAACTTGCTCGCGCTGTTCGTGGCGGCCGTGCTGTACTTCGTGCTGATCTACCACCTCACCAACCTCTACGGCGCCCAGCACCACGGCATCGAGCGCTTCCTGCTGGTGGACGGCGGGGTGTACCCGGCGCTGTTCTGGGGCGTGCAGATCCTGCTCGGCAGCGTGCTACCGCTGGCGCTGTTGTTCCACCCGCGCCTGTCGCGCCTGCGCGGCGTCATCGCCGCGGCGGCAGGGCTGGTGATCGTGGGCGGCTTCGCCCAGCTTTACGTGCTCATCATCGGCGGCCAGGCCTACCCGATGCCGCTGTTCCCGGGGCGCGAGGAGTCGAGCAGCTATTTCGACGGCGTGCTCGCCAGTTACGCACCGAGCTGGCCCGAGATCGCGCTGGGCGTGGGCGGCGTCGCCTTCGCGCTGCTCATCGTCGCGTTGGCGATCAAGGTGCTGCGCTTCCTGCCGACCACAATGGCCGACGCGCATGCGCTGCCGCAGCAGGCGCAGGGCGCCGTAGACGCCGCGACCGCTTGA
- a CDS encoding 4Fe-4S dicluster domain-containing protein translates to MSDQAHDGARRKFLGTAAAAAALAAAPGVFFWQGVARARGTDGASSEVRWGMLIDTTQCAKGCDACVRACNEEHGITSTGRPTTDAQWIRKLDVRDPATGHAHSLPMMCQHCEQPPCVDVCPTGASFKRADGIVLVDKHICIGCRYCMMACPYHARSFIHEPLQDQLPHAPRGKGTVESCTMCVHRVDEGRVPACKEACQEAGYGAIVFGNLHDPESEIAQRLAKEGGTKVRADLRLNQGVRYRGLT, encoded by the coding sequence ATGAGTGATCAAGCGCATGATGGCGCGCGCCGCAAGTTTCTGGGGACGGCGGCCGCCGCCGCGGCGCTCGCCGCGGCGCCGGGCGTTTTCTTCTGGCAGGGCGTAGCGCGCGCGCGCGGCACCGACGGCGCCTCGTCCGAGGTGCGCTGGGGGATGCTCATCGACACCACCCAGTGCGCCAAAGGCTGCGACGCCTGCGTGCGCGCGTGCAATGAGGAGCACGGCATCACCAGCACCGGGCGCCCCACCACCGACGCGCAGTGGATACGCAAACTCGACGTACGCGACCCCGCCACCGGCCACGCCCACTCGCTGCCCATGATGTGCCAGCACTGCGAACAACCGCCCTGCGTGGACGTGTGCCCCACGGGCGCCTCCTTCAAGCGCGCCGACGGCATCGTGCTGGTCGACAAACACATTTGCATCGGCTGCCGTTACTGCATGATGGCCTGCCCCTACCATGCCCGCTCCTTTATCCACGAGCCGCTGCAAGACCAGCTCCCGCATGCGCCGCGCGGCAAGGGCACGGTGGAGAGCTGCACGATGTGCGTGCACCGGGTGGATGAAGGCCGCGTTCCCGCGTGCAAGGAGGCCTGCCAGGAAGCCGGTTACGGGGCCATTGTGTTCGGCAACCTGCACGACCCCGAGAGCGAGATTGCCCAGCGACTCGCGAAGGAAGGCGGCACCAAGGTGCGCGCCGATTTGCGACTCAACCAAGGCGTGCGCTACCGCGGGCTGACCTGA
- a CDS encoding cobyrinate a,c-diamide synthase, whose protein sequence is MAHVLLSAAHKSSGKTTLAIGATRALAARGCPVQPFKKGPDYIDPIWLGRAAHRPCYNLDFNTMSGAELHALFAARLHAHGDALGLIEGNKGLHDGVALDGSNSNAALAALLDAPVALVVDARGMTRGVAPLVLGFQAFDARVRIGGVILNRVGGPRHEGKLRAALAHYTNIPVLGALPQDPALSIEERHLGLVPGNEDGAAEARIRTLAQRVAEHVDLDALCALAATARAPEQAAAHARTAAPAPRVRIGILRDSAFGFYYPDDLEALAEGGAEIVPIDSLHDARLPPLDGLFVGGGFPETHMHALQANAALRHAVRAAIEGGLPAYAECGGLMYLCRSLRWGERRAEMVGVIPAEAVMHSRPQGRGYVRLQESAQHPWPGAAAAGTEIAAHEFHYSRLEGLPEGLDYAYRVLRGTGIAAQQDGLVIGKLLANYAHLRHSAAYPWTQRFLAFVRAQRIKAPDRPGPTTQVMEGSA, encoded by the coding sequence ATGGCCCACGTACTGCTGTCCGCGGCACACAAATCGTCGGGTAAGACCACTCTGGCCATCGGTGCCACCCGGGCGCTGGCCGCCCGCGGGTGCCCGGTGCAGCCGTTCAAGAAGGGGCCGGACTACATCGACCCCATCTGGCTGGGCCGCGCGGCGCATCGCCCCTGCTACAACCTCGATTTCAACACCATGAGCGGGGCCGAACTGCACGCTCTGTTCGCCGCGCGCCTGCATGCGCACGGCGACGCGCTGGGCCTGATCGAGGGCAACAAGGGGCTGCACGACGGCGTCGCCCTGGACGGCAGCAACAGCAATGCGGCGTTGGCCGCGCTGCTGGATGCGCCGGTGGCGCTGGTGGTCGACGCGCGCGGCATGACGCGCGGCGTGGCGCCGCTGGTGCTCGGCTTCCAGGCCTTCGACGCGCGCGTGCGTATCGGCGGCGTGATCCTCAACCGCGTCGGCGGCCCGCGCCACGAGGGCAAGCTGCGCGCCGCGCTCGCGCATTACACCAACATCCCGGTGCTGGGCGCCCTGCCCCAGGACCCCGCGCTCAGCATCGAGGAGCGCCACCTCGGCCTGGTGCCCGGCAACGAGGACGGCGCCGCCGAAGCGCGCATCCGCACCCTGGCACAGCGCGTGGCCGAACACGTTGACCTGGACGCGCTGTGCGCCCTGGCCGCCACCGCCCGCGCACCTGAGCAGGCCGCCGCGCACGCGCGGACGGCTGCGCCCGCGCCGCGCGTGCGCATCGGCATCCTGCGCGACAGCGCTTTCGGTTTCTATTATCCGGACGACCTCGAGGCGCTGGCCGAGGGGGGCGCCGAGATCGTCCCCATCGACAGCCTGCACGACGCGCGCCTGCCGCCGCTGGACGGCCTGTTCGTCGGCGGCGGCTTTCCCGAGACGCACATGCACGCGCTGCAGGCCAACGCGGCGCTGCGCCACGCGGTGCGCGCGGCCATCGAGGGGGGGCTGCCTGCCTACGCCGAGTGCGGCGGGCTCATGTATCTGTGCCGCAGCCTGCGTTGGGGCGAGCGGCGCGCCGAGATGGTCGGCGTGATCCCCGCCGAGGCGGTGATGCACTCGCGCCCGCAGGGGCGCGGCTACGTGCGCCTGCAGGAGAGCGCGCAACATCCCTGGCCTGGCGCCGCCGCGGCAGGCACCGAGATCGCGGCGCACGAGTTCCACTACTCGCGCCTGGAGGGTCTGCCCGAGGGCCTGGATTACGCCTACCGGGTGCTGCGCGGCACCGGCATCGCGGCGCAGCAGGACGGGCTCGTGATCGGCAAGCTGTTGGCGAATTACGCGCACCTGCGCCACAGTGCGGCCTATCCCTGGACGCAACGCTTTCTCGCCTTCGTGCGCGCGCAGCGCATCAAGGCACCCGACCGACCCGGTCCCACGACGCAGGTAATGGAGGGCAGCGCATGA
- a CDS encoding iron-sulfur cluster assembly accessory protein, translated as MITVTPRAAEQIRANAHENRLEGIPLRIAAKRLEDGGIHYGMGFDDQGREEDTVFRSEGIELVIAPVSIDLLSGTVLDYVEMEPGEFRFIFLNPNDPNFSPPQEDAAS; from the coding sequence ATGATCACCGTCACCCCACGTGCGGCGGAGCAGATCCGCGCCAACGCGCACGAGAACCGTCTGGAGGGCATACCGCTGCGCATCGCCGCGAAGCGCCTGGAGGACGGCGGCATTCACTACGGCATGGGCTTCGACGACCAGGGCCGCGAGGAGGACACGGTGTTCCGCTCCGAGGGCATCGAACTCGTGATCGCACCGGTGAGCATTGACCTGTTGAGCGGCACAGTGCTGGACTACGTGGAGATGGAGCCGGGCGAATTCCGTTTCATCTTCCTCAATCCGAATGACCCCAACTTCTCCCCCCCGCAAGAGGATGCGGCCTCCTGA
- a CDS encoding GAF domain-containing protein, producing the protein MIPPASGWRHKGGGISDSRLFLPLLGIALALLLLGGAGLTQSGVSTLYVIVNLALMSAGLGCVALLTRLMRRELFLPLAHLRNWALRLRGGNLAARIPVPARGEFAQLAHDINELSEALQVLSRDMEGKVRAQTERIAHKTASLKILYDVAASINGYRDLDELLERFLHVLKDVTGARAGTVRLLTDDAQLRMVASTGLPAFVLESERLVPVDRCLCGSALVHGEVCGTKATGCERFVGQPMFDTPEVEVIAVPLVYRGRKLGIYNLFVDAPGLAGGEDSKDLLTTIGQHLGMAIEKARLDEEARRLAILEERTQLGHELHDSLAQTLASLRFQAGALEEALDGHPALDEARQMRNGVQEAYTELRSLIAHFRCPVDQRGLLPALEQLVAGFRTKTGIAVFVQSEWNDLKLPPELELQVLRVAQEALCNVRAHSQARNVRILLSREAQGICQMLVEDDGVGLTLTEEKPCVESSTGEHIGFSVMKERAQRLGGTLSIDSEPGEGTRVLLTFREPPPPSLAAAAP; encoded by the coding sequence ATGATTCCGCCTGCCTCCGGTTGGCGGCATAAAGGCGGCGGCATCAGCGACAGTCGCCTGTTCCTGCCGTTGCTGGGCATCGCGCTCGCGCTCCTCCTCCTTGGCGGCGCCGGTCTGACCCAGAGCGGCGTCTCGACCCTTTACGTCATCGTCAACCTCGCGCTCATGTCGGCGGGGCTCGGGTGCGTGGCGCTGCTCACGCGGCTAATGCGGCGCGAACTCTTTCTACCGCTCGCCCACCTGCGCAATTGGGCGCTGCGCCTGCGCGGCGGCAACCTTGCCGCGCGCATTCCGGTGCCCGCACGCGGCGAGTTCGCCCAACTCGCGCACGATATCAATGAACTCAGCGAAGCCCTGCAGGTCCTGTCGCGCGACATGGAGGGCAAGGTGCGCGCCCAAACCGAACGGATCGCACACAAGACCGCGTCGCTGAAGATTCTGTACGACGTCGCCGCCAGCATTAATGGTTACCGCGATCTGGATGAGTTGCTCGAACGGTTTCTGCATGTGCTGAAAGACGTCACTGGCGCCCGCGCGGGCACCGTGCGCCTGCTCACGGACGACGCGCAGTTGCGCATGGTCGCCAGCACGGGTTTACCCGCGTTCGTGCTGGAGAGCGAGCGCCTGGTCCCGGTGGACCGCTGTTTGTGCGGCAGCGCGCTGGTGCACGGAGAAGTGTGCGGCACGAAGGCGACCGGTTGTGAGCGCTTCGTCGGCCAACCCATGTTCGACACGCCGGAGGTCGAGGTCATCGCGGTCCCCTTGGTGTACCGGGGACGCAAACTCGGCATCTACAATCTGTTCGTCGATGCGCCCGGGTTGGCGGGGGGCGAGGATTCCAAGGACCTGCTAACCACCATCGGCCAGCACCTCGGTATGGCCATCGAGAAGGCGCGTCTGGACGAGGAAGCGCGCCGCCTGGCGATACTCGAGGAACGGACACAACTTGGGCACGAGCTGCACGACTCTCTCGCGCAGACCCTGGCGAGCCTGCGCTTCCAGGCGGGGGCCCTGGAGGAGGCGCTGGACGGCCATCCCGCGCTCGACGAGGCGCGACAGATGCGAAACGGCGTGCAAGAAGCATATACCGAACTGCGCAGCTTGATCGCGCATTTCCGCTGCCCGGTCGACCAGCGTGGTCTACTCCCGGCCTTGGAGCAGTTGGTCGCCGGCTTTCGCACCAAGACCGGCATCGCCGTCTTCGTGCAGAGCGAATGGAATGACCTAAAACTACCGCCGGAACTCGAGCTGCAGGTGTTGCGCGTTGCGCAGGAGGCGCTATGCAACGTGCGCGCGCACAGCCAGGCGCGCAACGTTCGTATCCTGCTCAGCCGGGAGGCGCAGGGCATCTGCCAGATGCTGGTGGAGGATGACGGCGTCGGACTGACACTGACCGAGGAGAAGCCGTGCGTCGAAAGCAGCACCGGCGAACATATCGGCTTCAGCGTAATGAAGGAGCGGGCGCAGCGTCTCGGCGGCACACTCAGCATCGATAGCGAACCGGGTGAGGGCACACGGGTGTTGCTCACTTTTCGGGAGCCTCCGCCGCCGTCGCTGGCCGCCGCCGCTCCATAG
- a CDS encoding S24 family peptidase — translation MQGGCSAAEPFALQVLGDSMLPEFEHGAIIIVDPGGIIEDGAYVVAQHAEEYVLRQLRRPDGRYVLAPLNAQYDAVEVPGVEAIMGVVVQKAGRRRRDRKHYV, via the coding sequence ATGCAAGGCGGATGTTCAGCAGCCGAGCCCTTCGCCCTGCAGGTCCTGGGCGATAGCATGCTCCCCGAGTTCGAGCACGGGGCCATCATCATCGTTGACCCCGGCGGGATCATCGAGGACGGGGCGTACGTGGTGGCGCAACATGCCGAAGAGTACGTGCTACGCCAGTTGCGCCGTCCCGACGGGCGCTACGTTCTGGCCCCCCTGAACGCGCAATATGACGCGGTGGAGGTACCGGGCGTCGAAGCGATCATGGGCGTGGTGGTGCAAAAGGCCGGGCGCCGTCGCCGGGATCGCAAGCACTACGTCTGA
- a CDS encoding rhodanese-like domain-containing protein, translating into MADDPGRALRFSELVQECERQVREIFPWDLLERREAGLDALLLDVREPAEFEAMHVAGSINVPRGILESACEYGYEETRPELVEARQRDVVVLCRSGKRSVLAAHVLGRMGYLQVVSLKTGLRGWHEYEQPLVTPDGRVVDEAAAEAYFTPRLTPEQLGSSRRQT; encoded by the coding sequence ATGGCTGACGATCCCGGCCGGGCGCTGCGCTTCAGCGAACTGGTTCAGGAGTGCGAGCGGCAGGTGCGGGAGATCTTCCCCTGGGACCTGCTCGAGCGCCGCGAGGCAGGGCTCGATGCACTGTTGCTCGACGTACGTGAACCGGCCGAATTCGAGGCCATGCACGTCGCAGGGTCGATCAACGTGCCGCGGGGCATCCTGGAGAGCGCCTGCGAGTACGGCTACGAGGAAACGCGACCCGAACTGGTGGAGGCCCGCCAACGTGACGTGGTGGTGCTCTGCCGGTCGGGCAAGCGCAGCGTGTTGGCTGCCCACGTGTTGGGCCGGATGGGTTACCTGCAGGTGGTGTCGCTGAAGACGGGTCTGCGCGGGTGGCACGAGTACGAACAGCCGCTGGTGACGCCCGATGGGCGGGTGGTGGACGAAGCCGCGGCAGAGGCGTACTTCACGCCGCGTCTGACGCCAGAGCAGCTGGGTTCATCCCGTCGTCAGACGTAG
- a CDS encoding NAD(P)/FAD-dependent oxidoreductase, with protein MDSAHYDLIVIGSGPGGYKAAMTAVRQGARVALVERGRPGGNCLNHGCIPKKTLLYLAQLMEDVDALNGRGLVGRPRGDFAAALAHKDAVVTGIREQLPAWLRRLGIVLHRGHARFLAPELLEVLPVDGNHVRRLAAPRVILATGATVRGHPGSRVDGRRILDSQHLFARRRPLPRRAVCIGGGAIGAESAFLLHQFGTRVTVVERSERLLDKPCIPERASRMLARKFHRLGIEVITGVGVRGCETGDEGVAVLLDDGRQLAFDEALVAVGRTPNTRGLALDKAGVALDDEGFIVTNEYLESTAAGIYAVGDVKRGPMTANAALHDGKLAATNALQGNAITRNYNRVPIVIDSALEIAAVGLTEERAEAAGFEPEVARANLAGSAKARGRNDVEGLLEVVHDGETGQMLGGCIVGPEAGEQIQMLTAACQSRQGLWFLKELNYSHPSWCEELENAVDPYTAEFLQSGRELFRPGIYATRD; from the coding sequence ATGGACAGCGCCCACTACGACCTGATCGTCATCGGCAGCGGCCCCGGCGGTTACAAGGCGGCCATGACCGCCGTGCGTCAGGGCGCGCGCGTGGCCCTGGTGGAACGCGGACGGCCCGGCGGCAATTGCCTGAACCACGGCTGCATCCCCAAGAAGACCCTGCTTTACCTCGCGCAGCTCATGGAAGACGTGGACGCGCTCAACGGTCGCGGCCTCGTGGGACGGCCGCGCGGCGACTTCGCTGCGGCACTGGCGCACAAGGACGCCGTCGTGACCGGCATCCGCGAGCAACTTCCCGCTTGGCTGCGACGCCTGGGCATCGTGCTGCACCGCGGGCATGCGCGTTTTCTGGCGCCCGAGCTACTGGAGGTGCTGCCGGTCGACGGCAACCACGTACGTCGTCTGGCCGCGCCGCGCGTGATCCTCGCCACCGGGGCCACCGTGCGCGGACATCCCGGCAGTCGCGTCGACGGGCGACGCATCCTCGACTCACAGCACCTGTTCGCCCGTCGCCGCCCCCTTCCGCGCCGTGCCGTGTGCATCGGCGGCGGCGCGATCGGCGCCGAGAGCGCTTTCCTGCTGCACCAATTCGGTACCCGCGTGACGGTCGTCGAGCGGAGTGAACGCCTACTCGACAAGCCCTGCATACCGGAGCGCGCCAGCCGCATGCTGGCCCGCAAGTTCCACCGCCTGGGCATCGAAGTGATCACCGGCGTCGGGGTGCGCGGTTGCGAGACCGGCGACGAAGGTGTCGCCGTGCTGCTCGATGACGGGCGCCAGTTGGCGTTTGACGAAGCCCTGGTCGCAGTTGGGCGCACCCCCAATACGCGCGGCCTGGCGCTCGATAAGGCCGGCGTGGCGCTGGACGATGAGGGCTTCATCGTCACCAATGAATATTTGGAGTCCACGGCCGCCGGCATTTACGCCGTCGGGGACGTCAAGCGCGGCCCGATGACGGCCAACGCCGCTTTGCACGACGGCAAACTCGCCGCGACCAATGCGCTGCAGGGCAACGCCATCACCCGCAACTACAATCGCGTGCCGATCGTCATCGATTCGGCGCTGGAGATCGCTGCGGTAGGCCTGACGGAAGAGCGCGCCGAGGCGGCGGGCTTCGAACCCGAGGTGGCACGCGCTAACTTGGCAGGCTCCGCCAAGGCCCGTGGGCGAAACGATGTGGAAGGTCTGCTCGAAGTCGTGCACGATGGAGAAACCGGTCAGATGCTGGGCGGTTGCATCGTAGGACCGGAAGCGGGCGAGCAAATCCAAATGCTGACTGCCGCCTGTCAGTCGCGACAAGGGCTGTGGTTCCTAAAGGAGCTCAACTATAGCCACCCCTCGTGGTGTGAGGAATTGGAGAACGCGGTCGACCCCTATACGGCCGAGTTTCTCCAATCCGGCCGAGAACTGTTCCGCCCCGGCATTTACGCCACGCGCGATTAG